The following are encoded in a window of Thunnus albacares chromosome 9, fThuAlb1.1, whole genome shotgun sequence genomic DNA:
- the LOC122989218 gene encoding synapse-associated protein 1-like encodes MFKNWGTWLGIENENGQVKQESESNVTVDDTEDTNHGINKPTDVAESEQSSEKDAQTPQLLEKAKGFSGYIYNFASNASKKLSESVVETAQTLKKSVEEGNINGIIDKTILGDFQKEQEKFVQEKKSKQFGAAVPPWVGYNEEDTIQHQILALSADKRNFLRDPPAGVQFHFDFEQMYPVAMVMLEEDELLRKMRFHLVPKQVKEEVFWKNYFYRVSLIKQSAQLTALAAQQAAERRDVEKTGSSPEDVHQKDVVKRKTPAAISCSKPKPSEDEEEISTSPPATEFVSDAFDSCKINEDDLRKEIEQLVLDKREHPNTQQEDSADWEKELQEELQEYDVLPDTENCDDNWDKEIEEMLKEDN; translated from the exons ATGTTTAAGAACTGGGGGACCTGGCTCGGGATAGAAAACGAAAATGGCCAAGTTAAACAAGAGAGCGAGTCTAACGTTACTGTTGATGATACTGAAGACACGAATCACGGAATAAACAAACCGACTGATGTAGCTGAAAGTGAGCAGAGCAGTGAGAAAGACGCTCAAACGCCCCAACTTCTCGAAAAAGCGAAGGGTTTCAGTG GTTACATTTATAATTTCGCCAGCAATGCTTCCAAGAAACTGTCCGAGTCTGTCGTTGAAACAGCACAAACCTTAAAGAAAAGTGTGGAGGAGGGGAACATAAATGGGATTATTGATAAG ACCATTTTGGGGGATTTCCAGAAAGAGCAAGAAAAGTTTGTTCAGGagaaaaaatcaaaacagtttG GTGCTGCTGTGCCCCCATGGGTGGGTTATAATGAAGAGGACACCATACAGCATCAGATCTTGGCTCTCTCAGCT GACAAACGAAATTTTTTGCGTGACCCTCCTGCTGGGGTGCAATTTCACTTTGACTTTGAGCAAATGTATCCAGTCGCCATGGTGATGCTAGAGGAAGATGAGCTGCTCAGGAAGATGCGCTTCCATCTGGTCCCCAAACA GGTGAAAGAGGAGGTGTTCTGGAAGAATTACTTTTACCGTGTGTCCTTGATAAAACAGTCAGCTCAGCTCACAGCTCTGGCAGCACAACAGGCTGCTGAGCGGAGGGACGTCGAGAAAACTGGGTCCAGTCCTGAGGATGTCCATCAAAAGG ATGTAGTTAAACGGAAAACTCCCGCTGCCATCAGCTGTTCCAAACCAAAGCCCAGTGAG gatgaagaggagatCTCCACCAGCCCGCCTGCAACTGAATTTGTGAGCGATGCTTTTGACTCATGTAAGATAAACGAAGACGACCTACGCAAGGAAATAGAACAACTTGTTCTAGACAAGAGGGAACATCCAAACACGCAACAGG aggaCTCTGCAGACTGGGAGAAAGAGTTGCAGGAGGAACTTCAGGAGTACGATGTGTTGCCTGATACTGAGAACTGTGATGACAATTGGGACAAAGAGATTGAAGAGATGCTTAAGGAGGACAATTAG
- the shroom2a gene encoding protein Shroom2 isoform X1 → MDAEQYKNDPHYTEAESLWHVMQKPGDLEQRTRDGEGWKLVDVFLSGGAPWGFTLRGGLEHREPLLITKVEEGSKAAAVSLQVGDELVNINEIPLSGYRQEAICLVKGSHKTLSLVVKRRNEPISRPHSWHSTKFNESQSETAKTQSPPTPVWHTRYDASSSSTDLSSGWEQTNLRRVSDQFSSLGSMDSLEHVAHPYPAGQLSPAKSNNSMEHLGGGKRDSAYSSFSTSSGTPDYTLSKSNAASTENMLYKVNQWDAGGKHNNGRNSQSLIEGVKQDDRLTYFQMPGGCDGPQTDDQAGSRHSTSSRTSCGPVWHVPEKKKTASPSPPPPLPPARSDSFAATKVHERGLIIAHPEGPNSHVPSKVSTENCRSHNLSPKNDSDSFYSSSDKSNHNQFNSNKQYSLSSCDVRQGQSSHVSQSYHQRHHSDKSTFYPQPWATSVPKPQNVGGYVCSMQELSTNGSPQLFGQNQRRNLSTSLATTATDQNTDSSGHSRYYCVTTCQPTQPNPQTLSGKPEDRKSATGIDLAQTGNERNSQSVTKAKYNLPQQQQQQHSSHSRDSNGYSKHQVTTVLETSVPKVSSDDRGSQRGHNSQNAEAQYMNYSPSRQSEQRRSLPLQHREVPQDIRHHSQVSNKICPQATPMLHSLSMDAAGQDEKSRGTDESLESKQVRRSERFATTLRSEIQMRRAKLQKSKSAATLPGTEGETEEDRDVWKSTESNTPTSADSPFTNSYKDNLKEAQARVLKATSFRRKDLEPILLEHPAAEALPTYPSSALARKDITPLPTVSESVMSKSGPVGSQVTRIGGRKRFPAEKKVRSFSEPDKIHEVGVKEELPRNENTSSSLEQQKLFKENGKPMFPSHMPPHSYTENPAEAKGRGLASTSETEHTLKGIRSREYTEELQGVPYSAQKQYVLDQQRLGTFAEYEARWNIQKKPPETKASGRYRSADNILDPGPEERTKTACFHERSQSSPSADIYGQKIPVPTVTSETEYSQAESKLSEPPHNTATGFSDRGPGDCKVREKPVEFERYSAPPPPPMTGTNPDCRHRAAPATVNHRPTSISHSLPESALPQPEDHSHTEPPSGPRRKPSVLEKPPPPRCPDSHESFASSQSEIFTHRSPNSDSNTAFVPTHSPKGDSEHGKGLVDKGQGAVHQLSTSNPQPASSPPASSYRPSGLATMEGQRSPSPQFSPQRLSDKPPVSLQDEDSNRMEHVIENQNTAVKKVPIRIVHSEGVAEKENCPFLRHTDSPVAEAESPDVTRLGSLGSSAFTRQREPDSMPAVQTDPKPSRDPYMTTVKDHVTSNSQQPPQPTEEPGVTIGLSEDQKREELARDIMGKDKSLADILDQSKMKTTMDLMEGIFPQGEQLLEGAHQRRKVPAKQTVTRPAEEREKEDSMAAAVTMVTSSTYYSTSAPKAELLIKMKDMQEQEEEKDSEDELDIDLANKKQELIDSLSKKLQVLREARESLQEDVLDNNALGDEVEARVQQVCKPNELDKFRMFVGDLDKVVSLLLSLSGRLARVENALNSLEEDATPEERRTLIEKRKLLIRQHEDAKELKENLDRRERVVFDILANYLQEDSLTDYEHFVKMKSALIIEQRKLEDKIKLGEEQLKCLMDSLPIEQRLSF, encoded by the exons ATGGATGCTgagcaatataaaaatgatcCACACTATACAGAAGCAGAGAGCCTTTGGCATGTGATGCAGAAACCAGGAGATCTGGAACAGAGGACCAGAGATGGGGAGGGCTGGAAGCTGGTGGATGTATTTCTTTCAGGAGGTGCACCGTGGGGATTTACACTCAGAGGGGGTCTGGAGCATCGAGAACCTCTGCTCATAACCAAG GTTGAGGAGGGCAGCAAGGCAGCAGCTGTGAGTCTCCAGGTGGGAGACGAGCTTGTCAACATCAACGAGATTCCCCTGAGTGGCTACAGACAGGAGGCAATCTGCCTAGTGAAAGGCTCCCATAAGACTCTCAGCCTGGTGGTGAAAAG GCGGAATGAACCCATAAGCAGGCCTCACTCCTGGCACTCTACCAAGTTCAACGAAAGCCAATCAGAGACTGCCAAAACACAGTCTCCACCCACGCCAGTCTGGCACACCAGATATGATGCAAG CTCATCCTCAACTGATCTCTCCTCTGGCTGGGAGCAAACAAACCTGCGCCGAGTGTCCGACCAGTTCAGCTCTCTTGGCAGCATGGACAGTCTAGAACATGTAGCGCACCCATACCCTGCCGGTCAGCTGTCACCTGCCAAGTCCAACAACAGTATGGAGCACCTTGGAGGAGGCAAACGAGACTCTGCCTACAGCTCCTTCTCCACCAGCTCTGGCACACCAGACTACACCCTCTCAAAGAGCAATGCTGCGTCAACAGAGAACATGCTCTATAAAGTCAATCAGTGGGATGCAGGAGGAAAGCACAACAATGGCAGAAACAGCCAGAGTCTGATCGAGGGAGTCAAACAGGATGATAGGCTCACCTACTTTCAGATGCCAGGAGGCTGCGATGGTCCACAGACTGATGACCAGGCTGGCTCTCGCCACTCCACTTCAAGTAGAACCAGCTGTGGACCTGTTTGGCATGTTCCTGAAAAAAAGAAGACcgcctccccctctcctcccccaccGCTCCCACCTGCACGCAGTGACAGTTTTGCTGCAACCAAGGTACATGAAAGAGGGCTCATTATAGCTCACCCTGAAGGACCTAATTCACATGTCCCCTCTAAGGTTTCCACTGAAAATTGCCGCAGCCACAACCTATCCCCAAAAAATGACAGCGACAGTTTTTACTCTTCATCTGATAAGTCCAACCACAACCAGTTCAACTCAAACAAGCAGTACTCCCTGTCCAGCTGTGACGTTCGGCAAGGCCAGTCCTCCCATGTTAGCCAGTCCTACCATCAGAGACACCATAGTGACAAAAGCACTTTTTATCCACAACCCTGGGCTACATCCGTACCAAAGCCACAGAACGTAGGTGGTTACGTTTGTAGTATGCAGGAGCTGTCTACTAACGGTTCTCCACAACTCTTTGGTCAGAACCAGAGAAGGAACTTAAGCACCTCCCTGGCTACCACTGCCACTGATCAAAACACTGATAGCAGTGGACATAGCCGATACTACTGTGTCACTACATGCCAGCCCACTCAGCCGAACCCCCAAACCTTGTCAGGAAAACCAGAGGACAGGAAAAGTGCCACAGGCATAGATCTGGCACAGACTGGAAATGAGCGGAACTCACAGTCAGTCACCAAAGCCAAGTATAATCTGCcccaacaacagcagcaacaacactcCTCGCacagtagagacagtaacgGATACAGCAAGCACCAAGTTACTACTGTACTAGAAACATCTGTACCTAAAGTCAGTTCTGATGATAGGGGAAGCCAGAGAGGACACAACTCACAAAATGCAGAAGCTCAGTACATGAATTATTCCCCTAGCAGACAGTCTGAACAACGGAGGTCTCTGCCACTGCAACACAGAGAAGTACCCCAAGACATCAGACATCACAGCCAAGTCAGCAACAAGATCTGCCCACAGGCAACCCCCATGCTCCACTCTCTGTCCATGGATGCTGCAGGCCAAGATGAGAAATCAAGAGGCACTGATGAGTCCCTTGAAAGCAAGCAGGTGAGACGCAGCGAGCGTTTTGCCACAACATTAAGAAGTGAAATCCAAATGAGAAGAGCCAAGctgcaaaaaagtaaaagtgcagCTACCCTCCCTGGTACTGAGGGTGAGACTGAAGAGGATCGGGATGTCTGGAAGTCAACTGAAAGCAACACCCCGACATCTGCAGATAGCCCCTTCACCAACTCCTACAAGGATAATCTGAAGGAAGCACAAGCGAGGGTGCTCAAGGCTACTTCTTTCAGGAGGAAAGACCTGGAGCCTATTTTACTGGAGCACCCTGCGGCTGAGGCCTTACCTACCTACCCATCTTCAGCTCTGGCCCGGAAAGATATTACCCCTCTACCAACTGTGTCAGAGTCTGTAATGAGTAAATCTGGGCCTGTAGGCAGTCAGGTAACTCGCATTGGTGGCCGAAAGCGTTTTCCAGCAGAAAAGAAGGTAAGGTCCTTCTCTGAACCAGACAAAATCCACGAAGTTGGGGTAAAAGAAGAGCTCCCTCGCAATGAAAATACAAGCTCCTCACTTGAGCAACAAAAGCTCTTTAAAGAAAACGGGAAACCAATGTTCCCCAGTCACATGCCCCCTCATAGCTATACCGAGAACCCAGCTGAGGCCAAGGGCCGAGGTCTTGCCTCCACCAGTGAAACAGAGCACACACTGAAAGGGATTAGGAGCAGAGAGTATACTGAGGAGCTCCAGGGAGTCCCATACTCTGCACAGAAACAGTACGTCCTGGACCAGCAAAGACTTGGCACCTTTGCTGAGTATGAGGCGAGGTGGAATATACAGAAGAAACCTCCAGAGACAAAAGCGTCTGGACGGTACCGGTCAGCTGATAACATCCTGGATCCAGGGCCAGAGGAGAGaactaaaactgcctgtttccATGAAAGATCCCAATCCTCTCCTTCAGCTGACATCTATGGGCAG aagATTCCAGTTCCCACAGTAACGTCTGAGACAGAATATTCCCAGGCGGAGAGTAAACTGTCTGAACCGCCACACAACACAGCCACAGG GTTCTCTGACAGAGGGCCCGGTGACTGTAAAGTGAGAGAAAAGCCTGTGGAGTTTGAGCGTTACTCAGCGCCACCCCCTCCGCCCATGACAGGAACCAACCCTGACTGCAGACATAGAGCTGCTCCAGCCACTGTGAACCACAGACCCACATCTATCTCTCATAGTCTACCAGAGTCTGCCCTCCCTCAGCCTGAAGACCACAGCCACACTGAGCCACCATCTGGACCAAGGAGGAAACCCTCTGTGCTGGAGAAGCCTCCCCCACCCAGATGCCCAGACTCCCACGAGTCCTTCGCCAGTTCCCAGAGTGAAATCTTCACCCACCGCTCTCCCAACAGTGATTCTAACACCGCCTTTGTCCCCACCCACTCTCCAAAGGGAGATTCTGAGCACGGCAAAGGACTTGTGGACAAAGGACAAGGGGCAGTGCATCAGCTATCAACATCCAATCCTCAGCCTGCCTCTTCTCCCCCAGCTTCCTCCTACAGACCTTCAGGGCTGGCCACTATGGAGGGGCAGCGCTCTCCATCGCCACAGTTTTCCCCACAGAGACTCAGCGACAAGCCTCCTGTCTCTCTTCAGGATGAAGACTCAAACAG GATGGAACATGTGATAGAAAACCAAAATACCGCAGTGAAGAAAGTACCCATCAGGATTGTGCACTCAGAGGGAGTCGCAGAGAAGGAGAATTGTCCGTTTTTACGGCACACTGACTCCCCTGTTGCTGAGGCTGAGAGTCCTGATGTAACCAGGCTCGGCAGCCTGGGCAGCAGCGCTTTTACTCGGCAGAGAGAGCCGGACAGCATGCCGGCTGTGCAGACAGACCCGAAGCCCTCAAGAGACCCATACATGACCACTGTTAAAGATCACGTCACCTCCAACAGTCAGCAGCCACCACAGCCCACAGAGGAGCCCGGCGTAACCATAGGACTGTCTGAGGACcagaagagagaggagctggCCAGAGACATCATGGGGAAGGATAAGTCACTAGCTGACATTCTGGACCAGAGCAAGATGAAGACCACCATGGACTTGATGGAGGGCATCTTCCCTCAGGGGGAGCAGCTGCTAGAAGGAGCTCACCAGCGCAGGAAGGTGCCAGCGAAACAGACCGTCACCCGGCCTGCCGAGGAAAG GGAAAAGGAGGACAGCATGGCGGCCGCTGTCACCATGGTGACCAGCTCTACATATTACAGCACTTCTGCTCCCAAAGCTGAGCTCCTCATCAAGATGAAGGACATGcaagagcaggaggaggagaaggactCTGAAGACGAACTGGACATTGATTTGGCCAACAAGAAG CAAGAGCTGATTGACAGCCTTAGCAAGAAGCTCCAGGTGTTGCGGGAAGCCAGGGAGAGTCTTCAGGAGGACGTCCTGGACAACAACGCTCTGGGAGACGAGGTGGAGGCCAGAGTCCAGCAGGTCTGCAAACCCAACGAGCTGGATAAGTTCAGGATGTTTGTCGGGGACCTGGACAAGGTGGTAAGCCTGCTGCTGTCCCTGTCAGGCCGTCTGGCCAGAGTGGAGAACGCCCTCAACAGTCTGGAGGAGGATGCTACTCCTGAGGAGAGG CGTACATTGATTGAGAAGAGAAAGTTGTTGATCCGACAGCATGAGGATGCGAAGGAGCTGAAGGAGAACCTGGACCGCCGGGAGCGTGTGGTTTTTGATATTCTTGCCAACTACCTGCAGGAGGACAGCCTTACAGACTACGAGCACTTTGTCAAGATGAAGTCTGCGCTCATCATTGAGCAGCGCAAGCTCGAGGACAAAATCAAACTGGGCGAGGAGCAGCTCAAGTGTCTGATGGACAGTCTGCCGATAGAACAAAGGTTGTCCTTTTGA
- the shroom2a gene encoding protein Shroom2 isoform X2: MVDIVAQKMPSENDVHVARSFLTKILRSSMRRNEPISRPHSWHSTKFNESQSETAKTQSPPTPVWHTRYDASSSSTDLSSGWEQTNLRRVSDQFSSLGSMDSLEHVAHPYPAGQLSPAKSNNSMEHLGGGKRDSAYSSFSTSSGTPDYTLSKSNAASTENMLYKVNQWDAGGKHNNGRNSQSLIEGVKQDDRLTYFQMPGGCDGPQTDDQAGSRHSTSSRTSCGPVWHVPEKKKTASPSPPPPLPPARSDSFAATKVHERGLIIAHPEGPNSHVPSKVSTENCRSHNLSPKNDSDSFYSSSDKSNHNQFNSNKQYSLSSCDVRQGQSSHVSQSYHQRHHSDKSTFYPQPWATSVPKPQNVGGYVCSMQELSTNGSPQLFGQNQRRNLSTSLATTATDQNTDSSGHSRYYCVTTCQPTQPNPQTLSGKPEDRKSATGIDLAQTGNERNSQSVTKAKYNLPQQQQQQHSSHSRDSNGYSKHQVTTVLETSVPKVSSDDRGSQRGHNSQNAEAQYMNYSPSRQSEQRRSLPLQHREVPQDIRHHSQVSNKICPQATPMLHSLSMDAAGQDEKSRGTDESLESKQVRRSERFATTLRSEIQMRRAKLQKSKSAATLPGTEGETEEDRDVWKSTESNTPTSADSPFTNSYKDNLKEAQARVLKATSFRRKDLEPILLEHPAAEALPTYPSSALARKDITPLPTVSESVMSKSGPVGSQVTRIGGRKRFPAEKKVRSFSEPDKIHEVGVKEELPRNENTSSSLEQQKLFKENGKPMFPSHMPPHSYTENPAEAKGRGLASTSETEHTLKGIRSREYTEELQGVPYSAQKQYVLDQQRLGTFAEYEARWNIQKKPPETKASGRYRSADNILDPGPEERTKTACFHERSQSSPSADIYGQKIPVPTVTSETEYSQAESKLSEPPHNTATGFSDRGPGDCKVREKPVEFERYSAPPPPPMTGTNPDCRHRAAPATVNHRPTSISHSLPESALPQPEDHSHTEPPSGPRRKPSVLEKPPPPRCPDSHESFASSQSEIFTHRSPNSDSNTAFVPTHSPKGDSEHGKGLVDKGQGAVHQLSTSNPQPASSPPASSYRPSGLATMEGQRSPSPQFSPQRLSDKPPVSLQDEDSNRMEHVIENQNTAVKKVPIRIVHSEGVAEKENCPFLRHTDSPVAEAESPDVTRLGSLGSSAFTRQREPDSMPAVQTDPKPSRDPYMTTVKDHVTSNSQQPPQPTEEPGVTIGLSEDQKREELARDIMGKDKSLADILDQSKMKTTMDLMEGIFPQGEQLLEGAHQRRKVPAKQTVTRPAEEREKEDSMAAAVTMVTSSTYYSTSAPKAELLIKMKDMQEQEEEKDSEDELDIDLANKKQELIDSLSKKLQVLREARESLQEDVLDNNALGDEVEARVQQVCKPNELDKFRMFVGDLDKVVSLLLSLSGRLARVENALNSLEEDATPEERRTLIEKRKLLIRQHEDAKELKENLDRRERVVFDILANYLQEDSLTDYEHFVKMKSALIIEQRKLEDKIKLGEEQLKCLMDSLPIEQRLSF; encoded by the exons ATGGTGGATATTGTAGCTCAGAAAATGCCCTCAGAGAATGACGTGCATGTGGCCAGAAGCTTTCTTACGAAGATTTTGCGAAGTTCCATGAG GCGGAATGAACCCATAAGCAGGCCTCACTCCTGGCACTCTACCAAGTTCAACGAAAGCCAATCAGAGACTGCCAAAACACAGTCTCCACCCACGCCAGTCTGGCACACCAGATATGATGCAAG CTCATCCTCAACTGATCTCTCCTCTGGCTGGGAGCAAACAAACCTGCGCCGAGTGTCCGACCAGTTCAGCTCTCTTGGCAGCATGGACAGTCTAGAACATGTAGCGCACCCATACCCTGCCGGTCAGCTGTCACCTGCCAAGTCCAACAACAGTATGGAGCACCTTGGAGGAGGCAAACGAGACTCTGCCTACAGCTCCTTCTCCACCAGCTCTGGCACACCAGACTACACCCTCTCAAAGAGCAATGCTGCGTCAACAGAGAACATGCTCTATAAAGTCAATCAGTGGGATGCAGGAGGAAAGCACAACAATGGCAGAAACAGCCAGAGTCTGATCGAGGGAGTCAAACAGGATGATAGGCTCACCTACTTTCAGATGCCAGGAGGCTGCGATGGTCCACAGACTGATGACCAGGCTGGCTCTCGCCACTCCACTTCAAGTAGAACCAGCTGTGGACCTGTTTGGCATGTTCCTGAAAAAAAGAAGACcgcctccccctctcctcccccaccGCTCCCACCTGCACGCAGTGACAGTTTTGCTGCAACCAAGGTACATGAAAGAGGGCTCATTATAGCTCACCCTGAAGGACCTAATTCACATGTCCCCTCTAAGGTTTCCACTGAAAATTGCCGCAGCCACAACCTATCCCCAAAAAATGACAGCGACAGTTTTTACTCTTCATCTGATAAGTCCAACCACAACCAGTTCAACTCAAACAAGCAGTACTCCCTGTCCAGCTGTGACGTTCGGCAAGGCCAGTCCTCCCATGTTAGCCAGTCCTACCATCAGAGACACCATAGTGACAAAAGCACTTTTTATCCACAACCCTGGGCTACATCCGTACCAAAGCCACAGAACGTAGGTGGTTACGTTTGTAGTATGCAGGAGCTGTCTACTAACGGTTCTCCACAACTCTTTGGTCAGAACCAGAGAAGGAACTTAAGCACCTCCCTGGCTACCACTGCCACTGATCAAAACACTGATAGCAGTGGACATAGCCGATACTACTGTGTCACTACATGCCAGCCCACTCAGCCGAACCCCCAAACCTTGTCAGGAAAACCAGAGGACAGGAAAAGTGCCACAGGCATAGATCTGGCACAGACTGGAAATGAGCGGAACTCACAGTCAGTCACCAAAGCCAAGTATAATCTGCcccaacaacagcagcaacaacactcCTCGCacagtagagacagtaacgGATACAGCAAGCACCAAGTTACTACTGTACTAGAAACATCTGTACCTAAAGTCAGTTCTGATGATAGGGGAAGCCAGAGAGGACACAACTCACAAAATGCAGAAGCTCAGTACATGAATTATTCCCCTAGCAGACAGTCTGAACAACGGAGGTCTCTGCCACTGCAACACAGAGAAGTACCCCAAGACATCAGACATCACAGCCAAGTCAGCAACAAGATCTGCCCACAGGCAACCCCCATGCTCCACTCTCTGTCCATGGATGCTGCAGGCCAAGATGAGAAATCAAGAGGCACTGATGAGTCCCTTGAAAGCAAGCAGGTGAGACGCAGCGAGCGTTTTGCCACAACATTAAGAAGTGAAATCCAAATGAGAAGAGCCAAGctgcaaaaaagtaaaagtgcagCTACCCTCCCTGGTACTGAGGGTGAGACTGAAGAGGATCGGGATGTCTGGAAGTCAACTGAAAGCAACACCCCGACATCTGCAGATAGCCCCTTCACCAACTCCTACAAGGATAATCTGAAGGAAGCACAAGCGAGGGTGCTCAAGGCTACTTCTTTCAGGAGGAAAGACCTGGAGCCTATTTTACTGGAGCACCCTGCGGCTGAGGCCTTACCTACCTACCCATCTTCAGCTCTGGCCCGGAAAGATATTACCCCTCTACCAACTGTGTCAGAGTCTGTAATGAGTAAATCTGGGCCTGTAGGCAGTCAGGTAACTCGCATTGGTGGCCGAAAGCGTTTTCCAGCAGAAAAGAAGGTAAGGTCCTTCTCTGAACCAGACAAAATCCACGAAGTTGGGGTAAAAGAAGAGCTCCCTCGCAATGAAAATACAAGCTCCTCACTTGAGCAACAAAAGCTCTTTAAAGAAAACGGGAAACCAATGTTCCCCAGTCACATGCCCCCTCATAGCTATACCGAGAACCCAGCTGAGGCCAAGGGCCGAGGTCTTGCCTCCACCAGTGAAACAGAGCACACACTGAAAGGGATTAGGAGCAGAGAGTATACTGAGGAGCTCCAGGGAGTCCCATACTCTGCACAGAAACAGTACGTCCTGGACCAGCAAAGACTTGGCACCTTTGCTGAGTATGAGGCGAGGTGGAATATACAGAAGAAACCTCCAGAGACAAAAGCGTCTGGACGGTACCGGTCAGCTGATAACATCCTGGATCCAGGGCCAGAGGAGAGaactaaaactgcctgtttccATGAAAGATCCCAATCCTCTCCTTCAGCTGACATCTATGGGCAG aagATTCCAGTTCCCACAGTAACGTCTGAGACAGAATATTCCCAGGCGGAGAGTAAACTGTCTGAACCGCCACACAACACAGCCACAGG GTTCTCTGACAGAGGGCCCGGTGACTGTAAAGTGAGAGAAAAGCCTGTGGAGTTTGAGCGTTACTCAGCGCCACCCCCTCCGCCCATGACAGGAACCAACCCTGACTGCAGACATAGAGCTGCTCCAGCCACTGTGAACCACAGACCCACATCTATCTCTCATAGTCTACCAGAGTCTGCCCTCCCTCAGCCTGAAGACCACAGCCACACTGAGCCACCATCTGGACCAAGGAGGAAACCCTCTGTGCTGGAGAAGCCTCCCCCACCCAGATGCCCAGACTCCCACGAGTCCTTCGCCAGTTCCCAGAGTGAAATCTTCACCCACCGCTCTCCCAACAGTGATTCTAACACCGCCTTTGTCCCCACCCACTCTCCAAAGGGAGATTCTGAGCACGGCAAAGGACTTGTGGACAAAGGACAAGGGGCAGTGCATCAGCTATCAACATCCAATCCTCAGCCTGCCTCTTCTCCCCCAGCTTCCTCCTACAGACCTTCAGGGCTGGCCACTATGGAGGGGCAGCGCTCTCCATCGCCACAGTTTTCCCCACAGAGACTCAGCGACAAGCCTCCTGTCTCTCTTCAGGATGAAGACTCAAACAG GATGGAACATGTGATAGAAAACCAAAATACCGCAGTGAAGAAAGTACCCATCAGGATTGTGCACTCAGAGGGAGTCGCAGAGAAGGAGAATTGTCCGTTTTTACGGCACACTGACTCCCCTGTTGCTGAGGCTGAGAGTCCTGATGTAACCAGGCTCGGCAGCCTGGGCAGCAGCGCTTTTACTCGGCAGAGAGAGCCGGACAGCATGCCGGCTGTGCAGACAGACCCGAAGCCCTCAAGAGACCCATACATGACCACTGTTAAAGATCACGTCACCTCCAACAGTCAGCAGCCACCACAGCCCACAGAGGAGCCCGGCGTAACCATAGGACTGTCTGAGGACcagaagagagaggagctggCCAGAGACATCATGGGGAAGGATAAGTCACTAGCTGACATTCTGGACCAGAGCAAGATGAAGACCACCATGGACTTGATGGAGGGCATCTTCCCTCAGGGGGAGCAGCTGCTAGAAGGAGCTCACCAGCGCAGGAAGGTGCCAGCGAAACAGACCGTCACCCGGCCTGCCGAGGAAAG GGAAAAGGAGGACAGCATGGCGGCCGCTGTCACCATGGTGACCAGCTCTACATATTACAGCACTTCTGCTCCCAAAGCTGAGCTCCTCATCAAGATGAAGGACATGcaagagcaggaggaggagaaggactCTGAAGACGAACTGGACATTGATTTGGCCAACAAGAAG CAAGAGCTGATTGACAGCCTTAGCAAGAAGCTCCAGGTGTTGCGGGAAGCCAGGGAGAGTCTTCAGGAGGACGTCCTGGACAACAACGCTCTGGGAGACGAGGTGGAGGCCAGAGTCCAGCAGGTCTGCAAACCCAACGAGCTGGATAAGTTCAGGATGTTTGTCGGGGACCTGGACAAGGTGGTAAGCCTGCTGCTGTCCCTGTCAGGCCGTCTGGCCAGAGTGGAGAACGCCCTCAACAGTCTGGAGGAGGATGCTACTCCTGAGGAGAGG CGTACATTGATTGAGAAGAGAAAGTTGTTGATCCGACAGCATGAGGATGCGAAGGAGCTGAAGGAGAACCTGGACCGCCGGGAGCGTGTGGTTTTTGATATTCTTGCCAACTACCTGCAGGAGGACAGCCTTACAGACTACGAGCACTTTGTCAAGATGAAGTCTGCGCTCATCATTGAGCAGCGCAAGCTCGAGGACAAAATCAAACTGGGCGAGGAGCAGCTCAAGTGTCTGATGGACAGTCTGCCGATAGAACAAAGGTTGTCCTTTTGA